A genomic window from Candidatus Pelagisphaera phototrophica includes:
- a CDS encoding SLC13 family permease: protein MPHCVFPLCLDLNFPIQSSVPSPSPMTADIAIVLSILVISLVLFVTEKVRMDVTALLVLVALALTGVLDTSEAVSGFSNPAVITVWAMFILSEGLANTGVANIIGRYVLRFTGKTESRMIFVIMLTSGSLSAVMNNIGVAALMLPVVLKVARETDTSPSKLLIPLAYGSLLGGLTTLIGTPPNLLISDALRQNNLEPFGLFDFTPIGAAVMIGGIAFVAFSSRFILPDYGKSRSSKDQQGVESLFSQYELGERTFFLKVGPNSVLSGKSLIESQLGKALGFRVIALQRNGETIFTPDPHSRLQSGDRLLTQGQAERLAELQGWQKLVPDDASPSASTLLSPEVSVTELTIAPDSFLVGNSVQGTNFRNRFDASIILIRHQGEFKHRKLAQEVLHAGDKVLVQCKSSNIEQLKDDPNFSHFKLATKEEINRYTSITERLFEISIPADSWLVGKAIKDSQLRLGFDLHVIKIQRQKEEILLPGAEEILQAGDRLTLHGRRDDLQLIRSLQELEIQFPDKGETGIPESEEVGLAEATLSPKSKIVGHSLADIQFSEKYGLQILGIQKADSSYRAHLGNKQLQFGDSFLLMGPKEKLSLLEKDPDFIFLSQVDNKTFQTSQSILATCIMIAVLIPVFFGWYSIAITAVTGAALMVLCGCLKMEEAYRAIEWKSVFLIAGMLPLGTAIEKTGAAELLATGIMSTVGDHSPWIVIGSLYVVTAIATTIIPTSALVVLMSPIVLKSCADLGISPQSGMMAVALAASASFTSPISHPANILVMGPGGYRFVDYIKVGAPLALVVFIISMIALPIFWPL from the coding sequence TTGCCCCATTGCGTATTTCCACTTTGCCTAGATCTCAATTTTCCCATTCAATCCTCGGTACCGTCGCCCTCCCCCATGACCGCTGATATCGCCATCGTCCTTTCAATCCTCGTCATCTCGCTCGTTCTCTTCGTAACCGAGAAAGTTAGAATGGATGTGACTGCGCTTCTCGTGTTGGTCGCATTAGCATTAACGGGGGTACTCGACACCTCCGAAGCCGTATCCGGGTTTAGCAACCCAGCTGTTATCACGGTTTGGGCGATGTTCATACTCAGCGAGGGGTTGGCCAATACCGGAGTGGCTAACATCATAGGACGCTATGTCTTGCGTTTCACCGGAAAGACCGAATCTCGCATGATATTTGTCATCATGCTCACCTCGGGCTCACTTTCAGCGGTGATGAACAACATTGGAGTCGCGGCTCTAATGCTTCCGGTGGTTTTGAAGGTAGCGCGGGAAACCGACACCAGCCCATCCAAGCTGCTCATACCGCTAGCTTATGGGTCACTTCTAGGAGGGCTAACCACTCTAATTGGCACCCCACCCAACCTCCTCATCAGCGACGCCCTCCGTCAGAACAATCTCGAACCCTTCGGCTTATTCGACTTCACTCCGATCGGCGCCGCGGTAATGATCGGGGGAATCGCCTTCGTCGCCTTCTCTTCCCGCTTCATTTTGCCTGACTATGGCAAGTCCCGTTCCTCTAAAGATCAACAAGGAGTTGAGTCCTTGTTTAGCCAATACGAACTTGGCGAACGCACCTTCTTTTTAAAAGTTGGCCCCAATTCCGTATTGTCCGGCAAGAGCCTAATCGAGAGTCAACTCGGAAAAGCGCTCGGTTTTCGAGTAATCGCTCTCCAACGGAATGGTGAAACCATTTTCACGCCCGACCCTCATTCCCGACTTCAAAGCGGAGATCGCCTCTTGACCCAAGGACAAGCAGAACGATTAGCCGAGCTGCAAGGCTGGCAAAAGCTCGTCCCGGATGACGCTTCTCCCAGCGCCTCCACATTGCTTTCTCCAGAAGTCTCGGTCACCGAGCTCACGATTGCTCCTGATTCTTTTCTCGTAGGCAACTCAGTCCAAGGAACCAATTTCCGCAACCGATTTGATGCCAGCATCATTCTGATTCGACACCAGGGAGAATTTAAACACCGGAAACTAGCACAAGAAGTACTGCACGCAGGCGATAAAGTGCTGGTTCAATGCAAGTCTTCCAATATCGAACAGCTAAAGGACGATCCGAACTTTTCCCATTTCAAGCTTGCTACGAAGGAGGAGATCAATCGCTACACGAGCATAACGGAGCGACTTTTTGAAATATCAATTCCGGCCGACTCCTGGTTAGTGGGCAAGGCCATCAAGGATAGTCAGCTCCGTCTTGGCTTTGATCTTCATGTAATTAAAATTCAGAGACAAAAGGAAGAGATACTGCTTCCTGGAGCAGAGGAGATTCTTCAGGCCGGTGACCGACTTACCCTTCATGGACGCCGAGACGACCTCCAGTTAATCCGCAGCTTGCAGGAACTCGAGATCCAATTTCCCGACAAGGGAGAGACAGGAATCCCCGAGTCCGAAGAAGTGGGTCTGGCCGAGGCCACGCTATCTCCTAAATCGAAAATCGTCGGTCACTCTTTGGCGGACATACAATTCAGTGAAAAGTACGGTCTGCAAATTCTCGGTATCCAAAAAGCCGATAGCTCCTACAGGGCTCACCTCGGAAACAAGCAGCTGCAATTTGGTGACAGTTTCCTCCTCATGGGACCTAAAGAGAAACTGAGCTTACTGGAAAAGGATCCGGATTTCATTTTCCTATCTCAGGTCGACAATAAGACTTTCCAAACGAGCCAGTCCATTCTGGCGACTTGCATCATGATTGCGGTGCTAATCCCCGTTTTCTTCGGCTGGTACTCCATCGCGATCACTGCGGTCACAGGCGCCGCTTTGATGGTTCTCTGTGGATGCCTAAAAATGGAAGAAGCCTATCGGGCAATTGAGTGGAAGTCGGTCTTTCTGATAGCCGGCATGCTTCCACTGGGAACTGCCATTGAGAAAACGGGGGCCGCTGAACTTCTCGCAACAGGGATTATGTCTACCGTGGGAGATCATAGTCCTTGGATAGTCATTGGGAGCCTCTACGTCGTTACCGCCATAGCGACCACAATCATTCCTACGTCTGCCTTGGTCGTACTCATGTCCCCCATCGTTCTAAAGTCTTGTGCCGACCTCGGTATCTCTCCGCAATCAGGGATGATGGCCGTCGCTTTGGCTGCTTCCGCCAGTTTCACTAGCCCCATCTCCCACCCTGCCAATATACTCGTCATGGGACCGGGTGGGTACAGGTTCGTCGACTACATTAAAGTAGGGGCTCCCCTCGCCCTCGTTGTATTCATAATATCCATGATCGCCCTCCCCATTTTCTGGCCCCTTTAG
- a CDS encoding universal stress protein → MQKFDTFLVCLDLSDKDRQVLSHASVLVQSLQCSKLVFFHSLYQDSEKSDAGRSSDEALSCLSNRVADWFKGRASLQTEYYICDGPPMDEILGYVAFSDVDLLLCGKSTSKQNHALLPYKIARRAPCSVLLLPYECQLNLDRVLVAADHSEPSREALLVASQIMARSDDSKIILVEAIDMPYGSQMSIGASRFVDLRENATEQVQKFAQDSGVDESKVNVVIASNLKASTAILDVARKRNASMIVMGSKGKGAVVATMLGSTVENVARGAKYPLLIVKPVKDS, encoded by the coding sequence ATGCAGAAATTCGACACGTTTCTTGTTTGTTTAGACTTGTCGGATAAAGATCGGCAAGTGCTCTCTCATGCATCGGTTCTGGTTCAGTCTCTCCAGTGTTCGAAGTTGGTGTTCTTTCATTCGCTCTACCAGGACAGTGAGAAGAGTGACGCTGGAAGGTCGTCTGATGAAGCGCTTTCTTGCTTGAGTAATCGAGTTGCCGACTGGTTTAAAGGGAGAGCGTCATTACAAACAGAATACTATATTTGCGATGGACCACCTATGGACGAGATCCTAGGGTACGTGGCCTTCTCTGATGTCGATCTTTTATTGTGTGGCAAGTCTACCAGTAAACAAAACCACGCTTTGCTTCCTTACAAGATTGCTCGTCGAGCCCCTTGTTCGGTTTTGCTGCTCCCCTATGAATGTCAACTGAACCTCGATCGGGTTTTAGTGGCTGCAGATCATTCTGAACCCTCGCGTGAAGCCCTCCTTGTTGCCTCTCAAATAATGGCTCGAAGCGATGATTCGAAAATCATCTTGGTAGAGGCCATTGATATGCCATATGGCTCTCAAATGTCGATCGGAGCTAGTCGATTCGTCGATCTCCGTGAAAACGCGACGGAACAGGTCCAAAAATTTGCCCAGGATTCAGGAGTTGATGAGTCGAAAGTTAATGTTGTAATCGCTTCGAATCTCAAAGCGTCAACCGCGATTCTGGATGTGGCCCGCAAGCGAAACGCTAGTATGATTGTCATGGGAAGCAAAGGCAAGGGTGCGGTTGTCGCGACAATGCTGGGGAGCACTGTCGAGAATGTCGCAAGAGGGGCGAAGTATCCGCTCTTGATTGTGAAACCTGTCAAGGATAGTTAA
- a CDS encoding DUF5069 domain-containing protein has product MPNSTLSELALDLSTAFPASPRETLAGYVIAKRTLDKCRAVLAGTNGEYHFDCPLDNFFLDFTELSAEDFRNKVGTGADDGEMASWIEASAKPCGKREIIAWNNVMRSKHLCDMPIELQEFLEGYIPQYIPSGKIVRVWFDVYDIEEGRI; this is encoded by the coding sequence ATGCCAAATTCAACCCTATCAGAGCTGGCCCTAGATTTAAGTACCGCATTTCCGGCAAGTCCTCGAGAGACTTTGGCAGGGTATGTGATCGCTAAACGGACGCTCGATAAGTGTCGGGCCGTCCTAGCAGGAACGAATGGGGAGTATCATTTCGACTGTCCGTTAGACAATTTCTTTCTCGATTTCACGGAGTTGAGTGCCGAGGATTTCAGGAATAAGGTGGGAACGGGCGCAGATGATGGGGAAATGGCGAGTTGGATTGAAGCGAGCGCCAAGCCTTGTGGGAAAAGAGAGATTATAGCCTGGAACAATGTAATGCGCTCCAAGCACCTGTGCGACATGCCGATCGAGCTGCAAGAGTTTCTTGAAGGATACATCCCACAGTACATTCCATCGGGAAAAATCGTCCGTGTCTGGTTCGATGTCTACGATATCGAAGAAGGTCGGATTTAG